One Gadus chalcogrammus isolate NIFS_2021 chromosome 7, NIFS_Gcha_1.0, whole genome shotgun sequence genomic window, GTTTATTGTGTTGATTTCTATGTGTTTGGTTTGAAGAGCCCTTCTATAGAGGACAGCACCCTCCTGAGGGCAACAGAGGGAAGTGGTTAACGAGTGAGAGAATCACACTCTTTGAGTTTGGCCTTCCGTCTGCTCGGCTGTTCATCTAGAGTGGACTGTCTCTTTGCATTGTCAATTGACTTGCTTAAATCACAACTAGCATCCATACATCACATCAAAAGCAGTCAATAACAAACTTGAACGATAACTCATGAGGAATTGTTGTCTTACCAATAAAAACACAGATCCTCTTCAAACTAGAGAACAGATCTGCCGTGACAGAGTCCGCCAGGCACACATCAAGAATTGGGTGGTTCGCAGTCTCAcaactaattaaaaaaaagattttttggAATGAATAAACTCATAAATCGCATATTCTATGTTTAAGGCAATTGTTCAACGATCCCTTACTCAAGCGCAGTACTTGAAACATTGAGCATGGCGCTGATCTTCAGGTCCTCACACATTCTGGGACTCCTGGCCTGGTTGTGATCGGCCATGTACAGTAGGCCCACTACAATCTCCACTGGGTAGGGCTCGAAATTGTCCAGCtcctaaaataaaaacaaaaatccaCTTGTACATTTCTATTAATCGATAGTGTTAATGCTCATCAAAAGTGTTAATTCTGGTGCTTTGACAGACACACTGGACCCGACCATTATAGTGTACATGATTTTAAAGCTTCTGAAAAACGGGTAGAGTGCAGAGAACTTCTGGTATCCTCCTCTCACGACGAAGACGGGATAGAGGCTCACTTTAGCGAGAACCTCCGCACATCTTACGGCTTCACCTGTAGGATACATGTTATCATGAGACCAGCATCATGTGTCACGCTGCAGACCCATCGAAGAGTAGGCTAGGTCCTGCAGTACTTCAACGCCCTCCGTGGTGCAGGCCTATTGGTTATAATCACATTTGCCTCCCTCTAGCAAATGtttaattaatcattttgtCTATTCATTGTATGCGTTTTGCTTAGAGATAAGGCTGCTCTTACCCAAGTCTTTCAGAGAACTCGTGTCAGAGTCGTACACCACTATATGCCTCATGCTCTCAACTTCCACATTCTCTGGAACCACAAACATGCCCTTGCTATCCTGAAAATGTGATGAATGCACAAAGGTTAAAGACTAATTGTTCCTCATTTAAAAGTCAAACTGTGACATTTGCTTACCCGCTGTGCATTTTTAGCTGTTATGATATGGCCAGTGTTATAATCCAATTTATATCGGGAATCTGGtgaagacacgcacgcacgcacacacacacacacacacacacacacacacacacacacacacacacacacacacacacacacacacacacacacacacacacacacacacacacacacacacacacacacacacacacaaaccacatttGACTTCTTGTCCTTCTCTTGTTTTACATGGACACCTGTATTAGCTACAATACCATCCTTTAACATCCAGCAGATACTCACCAATTAAGTAGAGGTAATTTATTTCTGCCAACTTGGAGACA contains:
- the styxl1 gene encoding serine/threonine/tyrosine-interacting-like protein 1 isoform X1 codes for the protein MDGPTMHFGIAPCKVNEIRRRTEVSRYQHCGPCSCCCYAAVCKQTHPDRTALLNSRYKLDYNTGHIITAKNAQRDSKGMFVVPENVEVESMRHIVVYDSDTSSLKDLGEAVRCAEVLAKVSLYPVFVVRGGYQKFSALYPFFRSFKIMYTIMELDNFEPYPVEIVVGLLYMADHNQARSPRMCEDLKISAMLNVSSTALDCETANHPILDVCLADSVTADLFSSLKRICVFIGSHVKKGSPVMVTSTHGISRCSAATIAFLMHHFKYTLEDAWKYLKKCKSNMRPNRGFVQQLSDWELHTTGQRSTDISEPNF
- the styxl1 gene encoding serine/threonine/tyrosine-interacting-like protein 1 isoform X3: MDGPTMHFGIAPCKVNEIRRRTEVSRYQHCGPCSCCCYAAVCKQTHPDRTALLNSRYKLDYNTGHIITAKNAQRDSKGMFVVPENVEVESMRHIVVYDSDTSSLKDLGEAVRCAEVLAKELDNFEPYPVEIVVGLLYMADHNQARSPRMCEDLKISAMLNVSSTALDCETANHPILDVCLADSVTADLFSSLKRICVFIGSHVKKGSPVMVTSTHGISRCSAATIAFLMHHFKYTLEDAWKYLKKCKSNMRPNRGFVQQLSDWELHTTGQRSTDISEPNF
- the styxl1 gene encoding serine/threonine/tyrosine-interacting-like protein 1 isoform X2, whose amino-acid sequence is MAYTRNMGGVMICEPSVLYNMLNQYTNVSKLAEINYLYLIDSRYKLDYNTGHIITAKNAQRDSKGMFVVPENVEVESMRHIVVYDSDTSSLKDLGEAVRCAEVLAKVSLYPVFVVRGGYQKFSALYPFFRSFKIMYTIMELDNFEPYPVEIVVGLLYMADHNQARSPRMCEDLKISAMLNVSSTALDCETANHPILDVCLADSVTADLFSSLKRICVFIGSHVKKGSPVMVTSTHGISRCSAATIAFLMHHFKYTLEDAWKYLKKCKSNMRPNRGFVQQLSDWELHTTGQRSTDISEPNF